The following are encoded together in the Nitrospirota bacterium genome:
- a CDS encoding M48 family metallopeptidase produces MILKQRKWKITILILLLFLSACATTTGPKVTDKEIEVATEELRIKAAKRFIETKQWVHTVSWRLLKAIPKEDFKKRRGGIGIDLYNLKDPVLARIAGKEASSSDRLIISFVTPGTPAYVAGLKAGDIIKEIDGKKVSDMTDYSRAVEDITPGKVTRFTITRNNQTLNIDIIPADMPRLAVFVIDSPEINAFADSSGVYITYGMLRFVKSDDELAFVLGHEMAHLTKGHLLKSTGSQILSGIIGILVGGVMSRYDPQSGQVLGDTVARGLHAPFSRELEREADYFGLLYTHRAGFDIVKASEFWERFAIELPATMTRSYLGTHPSSPERMVRMKKSVEEILKGDRNSTTPNP; encoded by the coding sequence GATATTGAAACAGCGAAAATGGAAAATAACAATATTGATTCTTCTCCTCTTTCTCTCTGCCTGTGCGACCACGACAGGTCCAAAGGTTACGGATAAGGAAATAGAGGTCGCTACAGAAGAACTCAGGATAAAGGCTGCAAAACGGTTTATCGAAACCAAACAGTGGGTGCATACAGTAAGCTGGAGGCTTCTCAAAGCGATACCGAAGGAGGACTTCAAGAAAAGAAGGGGAGGTATCGGAATAGACCTCTATAATCTCAAAGACCCTGTCCTTGCACGGATTGCAGGAAAAGAGGCATCTTCATCGGATAGGCTCATTATCTCTTTTGTTACTCCAGGAACTCCTGCTTATGTGGCAGGATTGAAAGCAGGTGATATTATAAAAGAGATCGATGGTAAAAAGGTATCGGACATGACTGATTATAGCAGAGCGGTGGAGGACATCACACCAGGCAAGGTCACAAGGTTTACTATAACACGGAATAATCAGACACTCAATATTGATATTATACCTGCCGATATGCCAAGGCTCGCTGTCTTCGTTATAGATTCCCCTGAGATTAATGCCTTTGCTGATTCAAGTGGTGTCTATATTACTTACGGAATGCTACGATTTGTTAAATCTGATGATGAACTTGCCTTTGTTCTCGGACATGAGATGGCACATCTTACAAAAGGACATTTATTGAAATCAACAGGCTCCCAGATACTAAGTGGTATAATAGGTATCCTCGTAGGGGGAGTAATGAGCAGATATGACCCTCAAAGTGGACAGGTGCTGGGAGATACTGTTGCGAGGGGATTGCATGCCCCATTTTCAAGGGAACTTGAAAGGGAGGCTGACTATTTTGGATTGCTTTACACCCACAGGGCTGGTTTTGATATTGTAAAGGCATCCGAATTCTGGGAGAGGTTTGCGATAGAACTGCCTGCAACTATGACTCGCAGTTATCTCGGAACACATCCCTCATCTCCAGAGAGGATGGTAAGGATGAAAAAATCTGTTGAGGAGATATTGAAAGGTGATAGAAATTCCACCACACCTAATCCATAA